A window of Desulfuromonadales bacterium contains these coding sequences:
- the msrA gene encoding peptide-methionine (S)-S-oxide reductase MsrA, translated as MTSGTEPRERATFAGGCFWCMEPPFAKLDGVLSVTPGYTGGEKANPTYEEVCSGRTGHAEAVEILYDPTKIGFGALLEVFWRNIDPTDGGGQFADRGTQYRTAIFFHDAGQERLARESKAKLQASGQFTSPIRTEIVPAAIFYPAEEYHRDYYRKNPVRYENYRYGSGRDRYLKDVWGKEKP; from the coding sequence TTGACGAGCGGGACGGAACCACGGGAGAGGGCGACTTTTGCCGGCGGCTGCTTCTGGTGCATGGAGCCCCCCTTCGCGAAGCTCGACGGGGTGCTCTCGGTGACCCCCGGCTACACCGGCGGCGAGAAGGCGAACCCCACCTACGAGGAGGTTTGTTCGGGGCGCACCGGGCACGCCGAGGCGGTGGAGATTCTCTACGACCCGACGAAGATCGGCTTCGGGGCGTTGCTGGAGGTTTTCTGGCGCAACATCGATCCGACCGACGGCGGCGGGCAGTTCGCCGACCGCGGCACCCAGTACCGCACGGCGATCTTCTTCCACGACGCCGGGCAGGAGCGCCTTGCCCGCGAGTCGAAGGCGAAGCTGCAGGCCTCGGGACAATTCACCTCCCCGATCCGCACCGAGATCGTCCCGGCCGCCATCTTCTATCCGGCCGAGGAATACCACCGGGACTACTACCGGAAGAATCCCGTGCGCTACGAAAACTACCGCTACGGCTCGGGGCGGGACCGGTATCTGAAGGACGTGTGGGGGAAGGAGAAGCCGTGA